TGCACCCGGTGGCCTTCGATGGCACGGCGGCCACCTTCCGGCTCACCTGGACGCACGCCGCCACCCGGCCGGCCGCCGCGGGGCTGACGCGGCGCTGAGCTTCAGGCGGCCAGGCGGCGCGTGAAGAACGACAGGATCTCATCCCGGGCGGCGCGGGTCGGCTCGCCCGCCGCGTCGATGAGGTGTGCCGTCACCACGCTGTGCGGGCTCCCGACGACGTGCTTGAAGAACGGTGGGGGCTCGGGGTTCGCCGCCTCATCGGGGAGGACCTTCGCGACGAAGCGGTCTCCGAGCGCGGCGCTGTAGGCCGCGAACCGTTGCGCCGTGCAGAACCGATCCCCCGCGAACCGGTAGCCGAGCACCGTCAGGTCCTCGCGCTCGAGCCGCTCCTTCACGCGCGCGAGCTCCTCGGGGGCGATCTGGATTTCCCCTGGACTGTTCAGCGGCAGCGAGGGCTGGCAGAGCACCGGGGCGATCATCGAGGACTCGAGCATCATGCTGAGCGCGAAGTTGCCGGTGAAGCACATGCCAATGGCTCCCACGCCCCGGCCACCGCACTGCTCGTGTGCGAGGCTCGCCAGCGCGCGCAGCCACTGCGTGACGGGGCTCGACTCATTCGCGGCGAACGCGCGGAACTCGGCGCTGACACACGCGCGCTGGAGCACGGCCTTTCCCTCCTCCGCATCCGGGAAGGCGCCGTCCCGCCCGAAGAGCGACGGCATGTAGACGGTGAAGCCGGCGTCCCGGACCCAGCGGCTGAAGCGGGCGACGTGAGGGCTGATGCCTGGCATCTCGGCCATGACGATCACCGCCGGACCCTTGCCGGTGACGTAGACCCCCTTGGTGTGGCCCTGCAGTGTGACTGAGCGGCGCTCGAAGTCGTCGAGCGGATCATCCGCCATCGGTTGCTTGCTCATCATGAGCGGAGAATGAGGGAGCGGGCCCTCACGCCCAAGTGGCAGGACTGACAATCTTCGGTCTAGGCTTGCCAGATGATCACACACCTGGTCTTCGACGGAGTCGCGGATGGTCCGATGGGCGTGGCCCTCGACATCGTGGGAACCGCGGCGCGGGTGGTGCGGGCGGGGCTCGTCACGCTCCCCCAGGGCCGTCTGGCGCCGCGTCAGAGGGTGGTGTCGGTGGATGGGGAGCCTGTCCGCACGGCGGCGGGACGCACGCTCGCGGTGGACGGTGCTCTGGGTCTGCGAGGACTGGGGCCGGGCGATGTCCTGGTGCTGCCGGGGCTGGGGATGGCGACGCCGCCCGAGCTCGCCGCCGCGCTCGAGCGCCCGGACATCGTGCGCGGCGTGGAGTGGGTGGCGCGCGCGGCCGCGAAGGGGGTGCTCGTCGCCGCGTCCTGCTCGGCGACGTTCGTTCTCGCCGCCGCGCGTGTTCTCGATGGCCGGCGGGCGACGACCACCTGGTGGCTGGGCCCGGTGTTCACCCAGCGCTTTCCGCGTGTGAGCCTGCGCTCGGACCGCATGGTGGTCGAGTCGGGCGGCGTCTTCACCGCGGGCTCCGCGTTCGCGCATGCCGACCTCATGCTGGCGATCCTGGCTCATACCTTGAGCCCCTCGGTCGCGCACACGGTCGCCAGGTACCTCGTCCTCGACGAGCGCGAGTCGCAGGCGCGCTACATGGTGCTGGACCATCTCGGCAGCTCGGACCCGGTGATTCGTCAGCTCGAGTCCTTCGTCACGTCCAACCTCGAACGGCAGAGCACGATCCACGAGATGGCTCGTGCCACGGCCACGTCGCCCCGAACACTCGCGCGAAGGGTCGCGAAGGGGCTGGGGATGACGCCCCAACAGTTCGCACAACGGCTGCGGGTCGCCCAGGCGGTCCACCTGCTCGAGACAACGCAGCACCCGGTCGACGAGGTGGCGGCGCGTGTCGGTTACGCCGACCCGGCTGCATTCCGGCGCGTTTTCCGCCGCGAGACCGGAGAGACACCGCGCGCGCGGCGCACGCGCTCGACTCTCCGGGAAGCCGGAGCGCGCTAAGCCAGAAGGGGTCAGTCCTTTCAGGGGGGGAGGCTCTGGCCGCGATGTGGAGCAACTGGTCCGATTGTCGGACCAGTCGGCACGCCGCGCGGCCGGAAGGTGCTCCGTGCTTTCCTGCAAGAGCACCCCTGAAGGAACTGACTTCCGCTGGCTTAGCCGTCGCCCATCGCGGCACTGCCGATCAGCCCCACCTCGTCCCGTTCCGTGGGCTCGCCCTGCTGGCCTTCTCCCCGCTGTACGAGGCCGCGCCGGTGTCCGGTAAGGCCTGGCTCGCCGGGCGCCGCTCGCACGACGTTGCGCGGATGACGGGCGTCCGGGGCGGCCTCTGAAGCCGGGGCTCGGCCCGTCAGGTCCTCCAGCACGCCCAGCATCCGGCCACGGCGCTCGCTGCCGGTGCCAGCCAGGGCACGCAGCGCATGCCGCCGCTCCGTGCCGTCCGGGGCCAGCACCCGGTACGTGAGCGACACCTCGCCCGTGCCCGGGGTGCAGCGCGCGAGCCCCTCCGTCACCGCCTGCCGGTCCTCCGGATGCACCCGTGCGAGGAACGTCTCCAGCGGCTCCTCGGAGCCCAACGTCTTGAGCCCGAAGAAGGCCGCGGCTCCACGCTCCCAGCGCAGACGCCCCTCCGGCAGCCGCAGGTCCCACAGCGTCATCTGCGCGGCCGACAGCGCCTCCAGCACCCGCGCCTCGTTCTGCCGCAGGGCCTCCTCCAGCAGCTTCAGGTCCGTGATGTCCCGGGAGATGCCGAAGAGGCCGAACACCACCCCCGCCTCGTCGCGCAGCACGCCCTTGGTGGACAGCCACACGCGCTTGAAGGGCGCCGACTCGGACTCCTCGTAGGTGAAGGTCTGCCGGAAGGCGAGCACCTCCCGGTCATGGGCGATGGTGGCGCGGGCCGCCTCGGGCGACCACAGCTGCGCGTCCGTGTAGCCGATGATGGCCTCGGCGGGCCGGCCCATCAGCCGCGAGCCGGCCGCGTTGATGCGCGTGTACCGGCCCTGCAAATCCTTGGTGTAGATGGCATCGGTGGCGCCCTGGAGCACGGCGTTGAAGAGGGCGCTGGCGCGCCGCGCGGCCTCGGAGGCGCGGTGGTGCGCCGTCATGTCCCGCAGGTAGACGAGCACCCCGCTGTCCGTGGGCACCGCCGTCCCCTCCAGGTGCAGGGCGTTGAAGCGCTCCTCGAAGTCCACGGAGGCCCCGGTGGCGAGCGCGCGTTGCACCTGGACGCGCAGCACCGAGCCCGGCTCCTCGGCGTACTCCTGCCAGAGGTTGCGCCCCAGGAGGGCCTGGCGCCGTTTGCCCAGCAGCCGCTCGGCGGCGCGGTTGACGTAGAAGAAGCGGCACTGCCGGTCCAACGCGAGGAACGGGTCCGGCATGCACTCCATGAAGGAGAGCATCCGCTCCTCGAAGGCGGCCGTCTCGCTGACGAAGCGCTCGGTGTCCGTCACGTCGGAGAGCCACACCGCGAGCAGGCCGTCCTCCACGCGCACCGCCCGGGCCAGCATCCGGCGCGCGGCGAGGCCCCGGCCCCATGCGAGCATGCATGTGCCCGTGACGCCCGTGGCGAGCACCTGGCCCCAGGCGCCCACCACCTCGGCCAGCTCCGGATGCCGCACCAGCAGCCGCCGGCCCGTCAGGTTCTCCTCGAGCAGGGTCTCCGAGGCCGGGTTGGCGTACTCGCAGACGAAGTCCTGGGGCGCCCCGGGCTCCCCCCCTTCGGGACGGAGGGCGAGGAAGCCATCCGGGTTGAGGGCCTCGAAGGCGTAGCGGCTGCTCGGGGGGTGCATGCGGAACTCCTCACCCCCGTACGAAAGCACGGGCCTCTCACGCGGGTGGCATGGGGCCCCCTTTCGCCTGCTTCCCATTCGCTGGGCAGGAAACAGTTCCCAGAGCGGCTGTGTGGTGCTGCACGTGTGTGCGGGCTTGGTGCGGGTTGCCCACACGTGCGGTGGAGGCGCGCCTACGTGATACCAGGAAGCCTGGCGCTCAACCCCGTCCGCTGAAGATGGCCACGGCGCGCGTGAAGCCCGCCGAGCCGTGCCTGATTTTGTAGGGGAAGCACGCGACCGTGTAGCCGAAGGGAGGCAGCAGCTCGAGGTGGGTGAGCTTCTCCATCTGGCCGTAGCCGATGTCGCGGCCGGCCTTGTGGCCCTCCCAGATGAGCGACGCGTCGCCAGTCTTCGCGAACCGCTCCCGCGTGTACTTGAACGGTGCGTCCCAACTCCAGGCGTCCGTGCCAACCACTCGCACTCCGCGCTCCAGCAGGTAGAGGGTCGCCTCACGGCCCATGCCGCAACCGGCATCCAGATAGCCGGGCTTGCCGTAGAGCGCTGCCGCGGAGGTGTTCACGAGCACGATGTCCAGGGGCTGGAGCGAATAGCCGATGCGCTTCAGCTCCGCCTCGACCTCGGCGGCCGTGACGACATGGCCGTTGGGCCTGTCTCGGAAGTCGAGCTTCACGCCCGGACGGAAACACCAGTCGAGTGGCAGTGCTTCGATGCCGTAGGCCGGCTTGCCTCCATCCGTCGTCGACGCGTAGTGCCAGGGCGCGTCCATGTGCGTGCCGTTGTGCGCGGTGAGCTTCATCCGCTCGCCCGCCCAGCCCTCACGTCCAGGCAGGTGGTCGGGCGTGAGGCCCGGGAACATCGTGGCCATCTCCTCCGCGCCCGCCGCATGGTCTGAATACTCGATGTGGGGCAGGAGTGAGGGCGGATCCGTGTACTCACTGTTCTCGAGCGTGACGGAGAGATCGACGAAGCGCAGCCCTCGGGTGTCCATGTCCTGGCCTTTCAGGTGGAGGGCTCATGTCCGAGCCATGTCTGGCCAGAGGCTCACGCACCGCGGGGGGCGCGGGGAAGACGGCATTCGAGATACCAGGCATCGGTGGCGCCGATACAAGGCATCGATACAAACGGCTTCTCGGGCTCCGGGCGGCGATTTATTGAATTCGCATGAAGTTGGGCACGCTCAAGAATGGAACCCGGGACGGGAAACTGGTCGTCGTGTCACGCGACTTGCGCCGGGCGGTGCACGCGCGTCCCATCGTGTCGACGATGCAGGATGCCATCGAGAACTGGGCGGAGGTCGAGCTCCCGCTGAGAGCGCTCTACGACGCGCTGAACGCGGGGACGGTGCCCAACGCCTTCGACTTCGACCCGGTGGCCGCGGCGGCCCCTCTGCCCCGGGCCTACCAGTGGTGCGACGGCTCGGCCTTCCTGAACCATGGCCGGCTCATGGAGAAGGCCTTCGGCATCGCTCCCGTCTCCGATTTCGAGACAGTGCCCTTGATGTACCAGGGGGCGTCGGACGACTTCCTCGGGCCCCGGGACGATGTGCCGCTTCCGAGCGAGGCCCACGGCATCGACTTCGAGGGCGAGTACGCCATCCTGGTGGACGATGTGCCCATGGGCTGCGCTGCCGGACAGGCCGCGAGTCACATCAAGCTGTTGCTCCAGGTGAATGACGTGAGCCTTCGCGCCTTCACTCCCGTCGAGATGAAGAAGGGCTTTGGCTTCCTCCACGCCAAACCCTCCTCCAGCTTCGCGCCCGTCGCCGTCACTCCCGATGAGCTGGGGAGCGCCTGGAGGGAGGGACGTGTGCACCTCCCCTTGAACGTGCGCTGGAATGGCGAGTGGTTCGGGCACCCGAACGGCGGGGAGATGAACTTCAGCTTCCCCCAACTCATCGCGCATGCGGCGGCGACCCGGAGGCTTCGGGCCGGGACGGTGATTGGCTCGGGCACGGTCTCGAACGCCGATCCCCGCGTGGGCTCCGCCTGCATCGCGGAGCGCCGCGCCCTGGAGCTGCTCGAGCAGGGAAAGCCGCTCACGGGCTTCATGCGTTTCGGTGACACCGTGCGCATGGAGGTCCTCGACGCCAGCGGCCGCGGTGTCTTTGGTGCGATCGATCAGACGGTGGTTCCCGCACTGCCCTGATCGGCCACACACGCCTGGAAGAGCTCACGCATCCAGCGCAGGCCCGGGTCGCCCTCGAAATACCGGCTCCACTGAACCATCTCCACGAGGGGCGGGAATTCGATGGGGGAGGGCAGGACGCGGAGCGGAAGGAAGCGCGCATAGAGCCTGGCCAGGCGGGAATGCATCGTCGCGACCAGGTCCGTGCCGACGAGCAGGTGGGGCACGGTGCAGAAGCTGGGGACGGTCACCTCGAGCCGGCGCTCGTGTCCGAACCGGTCCAGGAACTCCTGCTCGGCGGATGGAGCCTGCCGGCCGAGATGGACGCCGATATGCCCCAGCTCCAGGTACCGCTTGAGCGACAGGCTGTTGCCGACCCGGGTGTTGCCTGTCCAGACGACACAGCCGTACGTCTCCTCGAACAGGACTTCCTTGGGGTGGAGGTCCTGGGTGTGTGCGTCGGGCGTGATGATGAAGTCGAGCTCCCCGCGTTGAAGGGCCTCGTGCATGGAGGTTCCAGGGGGAACGAGCTCCAGCGAGATTCCGGGCGCCATGCGCTGGAGCCGGCGGACCACCTCCGCGAGCAACACCTCCGTGATGTAATCCGAGGTGGCGATCCTGAAGGTGCGCCGGGCCGACGCGGGGTCGAAACCAGGCGTCTCCTCGACCGCGGATTGGATGCGCCGCAGGATGTCCCGCACCTGGGGAGCGAGGCTCTCCGCCCGGGCGGTGGGAACCATCTGGCGTCCCACCTGCACCAGCAGCTCATCACCGAAGAACTCACGCAGCCGCCCGAGCGCACCGCTCATGGCGGATTGGCTCAAATGCAAACGGGTGGCCGCCCGGGAGACATTCCGCTCCTCGAGCAGGACGTCGAGCGCCACCAGCAGGTTCAAGTCCAGGTTCTGGAACCTCATGGCGCCATCATGCATCGGCGGCATCGATACATCGTATTGGAAAATACGGCTTCCCCAATATCTGGGAGGTTTTTAAATGCTGCTCACCCATCATGTTCCGATACTTCCCCAAGAATTACGTCTGGAATCTGTCCGTCGATCTCGCGATCGAGATGGGCGCGCGCATCGGTGAAATCGAGGAGATGTGCGCGCCGCTGCTCGCCGCGTCGGAGCAGCCCGATGCCGAGGGCACGCGCGCCTTCATGCGGAGCTGGGCCGCCATGGGCGACAAGCTGTGCGCGCTGGCGGAGGAGGACGCGCGCGCCGGCCGGCGGATCTCCGCCGGTGACAAGCTGCAGCGTGCCTCGATGTATTACCTCACCGCCGAGCGCATGCAGGGCCACGGCAACCCCGAGCGCGCACCGCTGTACGCCCGGGTGCTCGAGACCTTCGAGAAGGGCACGGCGCTTTCACATGCCAACTGCGAGCGGGTGGAGATTCCGTATGAGGGGAAGCACCTCGCGGGCCTCTACACCCGCGCCGAGGGCGTGAGCGGCCGTCAGCCCCTCCTGGTGCAGGTGAACGGCTTGGACAGCACCAAGGAGATGAAATACTTCGTGGGCTTGCCGCGCTGGCTGGCGCAGCGGGGCGTGGCCTCGCTGGTGATTGATCAGCCCGGCACCGGCGAGGCGCTGCGTCTGCACGGCCTGACGGCGGTGTACGACAGCGAGCGCTGGGCCAGCAAGGTGGTCGACTGGCTGGAGACCCGCGAGGACATCGATGCGAAGCGTATCGGTCTCGAGGGCGTGTCGCTCGGCGGCTACTACTGCCCGCGGGCGGTGGCCTTCGAACCACGGTTCGCGATGGGGGTGGTCTGGGGTGCCAACCACGACTGGCGCGACGTCCAGAAGAAGCGGCTGCAGAAGGAAGGCAGCTTCCCGGTGCCGCACTACTGGGAGCACGTGCGTTGGGTGTGGGGCGCGAAGGACATGGAGGAATTCCTGCGCATCGCGGAGAACGTGCACCTCGACGGCGTGCTCGACCGCATCCGGGTGCCCTTCCTCGTGACCCATGGCGAGAAGGACTCGCAGATTCCGCTGAAGTGGGCCCAGCGCACCTACGAGCAGCTGGTCAACAGCCCGAAGCGGGAGCTCAAGGTGTTCACCGCACGCGAGGGCGGTGCGCAGCACAGCAGCTTCGACAACAGCGCCAACGCCGGTGCCTTCATCGCCGACTGGGTCGCTGAAACCCTGGGCGGCCGCACGGCCTGACCCACCCCTTCGACAAGGAATTCCCCATGAACATCATCGGACCCGACGCCCTGGTCTTCGGCGTCGACGACATGGCCGCCTGCGCCCAATACCTGCTGGACTACGGCCTGCGCGGCGTGGACGTGAACGAGCAGGGCGGCCGTTTCGAGGCCCTCGACGGCACGCACATCGTCATCAAACATCACGCGGACCCCACCCTGCCGCCCGCCATGGGCACCGCCAGCCAACTGCGTGAAACCGTCTACGGCGTGGCGGACAGTGCCACCCTGGAGCGCATCGCCGTCGAGCTCGGCCGCGACCGCGAGGTGCGCCGCGATGCCCATGGCCGCCTGCACACGGTGGACGACCTGGGCTTCGCGCTGGCCTTCCAGGTCACGGTGCGGCGGCCGCTGGCACTGGCCGGTGAGACCGTCAACGCACCCGGCGGCGCCGCTCAGCGCCCGGTGAACGCGCTCGGGGTGGACCCGGCCCGTGCGGCCTTGCCGCGGACCTTGTCGCACGTGGTGTACTTCGTGCCCGATGCCGCCAGGGCCGAGGCCTTCTACGTCCACCGCCTCGGCTTCACCTGTACGGACCGCTTCACCGGCGTGGGCCCCTTCCTGCGCCCGGCCGGCTCGGCCGACCACCACACGCTGTTCATGATCCAGACCCCGCCGGGGATGAAGGGCGTCGAGCACTTCACCTTCCACATGGGCGGCCCGACCGAGGTGATGCTGGCCGGCACCCGCTTCGTCGAGAAGGGCTACCAGTCGTTCTGGGGCCCGGGCCGGCACCGCTTTGGCTCCAACTGGTTCTGGTACTTCAACAGCCCGCTCGGCTGCCATGTGGAGTACGACGCGGACATGGACCAGCACGACTCGAGCTGGACCGCCCGCGAAGCGCCGATGGGCGCGGACGCCTCGCAGCTGTTCCTGTTCCAGCACCGCGCGAAGTGGGCTCCCGGCGGACCGCCACCGGCCGGCGCTCCGGGCAAACACTGACCTGTCCTGGCCATGAACCGCGTGGTCTTCCTGTGCCGGCTCGAGGAGCTGCCCGATGGACAGTCGCGCGGCTTCGATCCACTGAAGACCGGCCGCGATACCGTACTGGTGGTGCGCCAGGGCCGCGACCTGCACGCCTGGCGCGATGACTGCCCTCACCAGCCCGGCGCGGCCATGGCCTGGCGCAAGGACGCCTACCTCAACCGGGATGGCAGCCGCATCGTCTGCCATGCCCACGGCGCGCGGTTCGACATCGCCACGGGCGTCTGCACGCTCGGGCCTTGCCAGGGGCAGGCGCTGACCCGCGTGCCCCTGCTGATTTCCACAGACCACGTCTACGCCGTGCTCAGCGGCGCCGATTGAAGAGACAAGGAGACATCCAGAATGGCCCGCGTGAGCAAGGTATTGATTGTCGGGGGTGGGATTGGCGGCCTGTCGTTGGCCTCCGGTCTGCGCAACCGTGGCCTCGAGGTCGATCTCGTCGAGGTCAAGAAGGAGTGGACTGTCTACGGGGTGGGCATCATCCAGCAGTTCAACGTCATCCGGGCCATGGCCCAGCTGGGGCTGGTCGACCGCTTTCTCGGCGCGGGGTTCGCGTTCGAGAACGTAGGGCTCTACTCGGCGGAGGGGTCACTTCTCCAGCTGCTGCCTGGCGTGCGCGCGGCGGGGCCGGAGTACCCGTCCAACATGGGCATCTCCCGGCTGACCCTCCATCACGTGCTCAGCTCGGCAGCGGTGGAGAAGGGGACCTCCATCCGTCTGGGCCTCACCGTCGAGCACCTGGCTCAAGACCCCGACGGCGTATCGGTCACCTTCACCGATGGCTCGCGGGGCCGGTATGACCTCGTCGTGGGCGCCGATGGGCTCTACTCCAAGGTCCGGGCCATGGTCTTCGGGAAGGAGCTGAAGCCGCGCTTCACGGGACAGGGCGTCTTCCGCCACAACTTCCCGCGCGCTCCCGAGATTGATCATCTGGCGTCCTTCTACGGGCGCCATCACAACGCCGGGCTCTGCCCGCTCTCCCAGGACCTGATGTACCTGTTCGTGACCTCCTCGGAGCCGGGGAACCCGTGGATGCCGGAGGAACGGCTCGCGGACATCATGCGGGAGCGCTTGAAGGAGTTCGGCGGGCTCGTCGGCCGGCTGCGAGAGCAGATCTCCGACCCGAGGCAGGTCGTCTACAAGCCCCTGGAGGCGCTCTTCGTCTCCGAGCCCTGGTACCGGGGCAGGGTGGTGCTGCTCGGCGATGCCGTGCATGCGACGACGCCGCACCTCGGGCAGGGGGCGGGCATGGCCATCGAGGACGCGGTGGTGCTCTCGGAGCTCCTCGGCGAGGACGCTCCGGTGGAGGCGCTCCTGTCCCGCTACATGCAGCGGCGCTACGAGCGCTGCCGGTTCATCGTCGAGAGCTCCCTCCAGATCGGTGACTGGGAGATGCAAGGCGCTTCCAACGCCGACCGGACGGGAATCGTGAGGAAGATGATGGACGTGACGGCCCGGCCCATCTGAACGGGGTGGGATGGGCCAGGTTGCCCACACCTGGGGCGGGCGTGCGCATTGACGCCCCTCCTAAACCGGTGTTCAGTCTGAGGAAGAGCGCGCCATGGCCCCCCAGATTGCCCTCGATTTCGTCGCGTCGTCCCAGCAGCCCGTGCACCCGGCCCTCGAGCCGTTCCACCCGGTGATACAGCGGTGGTTCACCGAGCGGCTCGGCGAGCCCTCGCGCCCCCAGGTGGAGGGCTGGCCCCTCATCCAGGCGCAGCAGGACGTGCTGATCGCCGCGCCCACGGGCAGCGGCAAGACGCTCACGGCCTTCCTGGCGGCCCTGGACCGGCTCTTCCGCCTGGCCCTGGAAGGGCGCCTGGAGGACCGGACGCAGGTGCTGTACGTGTCGCCCCTGAAGGCGCTGGGCAACGACGTGCAGAAGAACCTGCTGCAGCCCTTGGAGGAACTGCTCCAGCGGGCGCGGGCGGCGGGCTTCAAGCCCCAGGATCTGCGGGTTCAGGTGCGCACGGGCGACACGTCCGCGTCCGAGCGCGCGCAGATGGTGCGCCGGCCGCCGCACATCCTCATCACCACGCCGGAGTCCATCTACCTCTACCTGACGGCGGACCGGGCGAGGGCCACGCTGCGCTCGGTGCGCACGGTCATCGTGGATGAGATCCACGCGCTGGCGCGGGACAAGCGGGGCAGCCACTTCGCGCTGTCGCTGGAGCGGTTGAAGGCGCTCACGGAGGTGAGGCCGCAGCTCATCGGCCTGTCGGCGACGCAGAAGCCGCTGGAGGCCATCGCCGGCTTTTTGACGGGGGAGAGGGCGGCGGAGTGCCGGCTGGTGCAGGTGGGGCACCAGCGGCCGTGGGACCTGCGGGTGGAGATACCGGACGCGGAGCTGGGCTCGCTGGCCACGAACGAGATGTGGGGCCAGGTGTATGACCGGCTGGTGCAGCTGTCGGGGGAGCACCGCACGACGCTCGTCTTCGTGAACACGCGGAAGATGGCCGAGCGGGTGGCGCACGACCTGGGCGAGCGGCTGGGGGTGGAGAAGGTGGCGGCGCACCACGGCAGCATGTCGAGGGAGATGCGGCTGTCGGCGGAGGAGCGGCTGAAGGCGGGGCAGCTCTCGGTGATGGTGGCCACGGCGTCGCTCGAGCTGGGCATCGACGTGGGCAACGTGGACCTGGTGGTGCAGCTGGGGACGACGCGCTCCATCTCGGTGCTGTTGCAGCGGGTGGGCCGCGCGGGCCACTACAAGGGAGGAATCTCGAAGGGCATCCTCATCGCGATGACGCGCGACGAGCTGATGGAGTGCGTCGGGTTGCTGAACGCGGTGCGCGAGGGGGACCTGGACGCGGTGCGGATTCCAGAGAAGCCGCTGGACGTGCTGGCGCAGCAGGTGGTGGCGGCGTGCGCGTGCGAGGAGTGGGACGAGCGGGCGCTGTACAGCCTGTTCCGCCGGGCGTACCCGTACCGGCACCTGACGTACGAGGAGTACGAGAAGGTGCTGGAGACGCTCTCGGAGGGCGTGTCGTTGAGGCGGGGGAGGGCGGGGGTGCACCTGCACCGGGACCGGGTGAACCAGCGGCTGAAGGCGCGGCGGGGCGTGCGAATCACGGCGCTGACCAACGGAGGCGCGATTCCGGACACGTTCACC
The sequence above is drawn from the Archangium gephyra genome and encodes:
- a CDS encoding dienelactone hydrolase family protein, giving the protein MMSKQPMADDPLDDFERRSVTLQGHTKGVYVTGKGPAVIVMAEMPGISPHVARFSRWVRDAGFTVYMPSLFGRDGAFPDAEEGKAVLQRACVSAEFRAFAANESSPVTQWLRALASLAHEQCGGRGVGAIGMCFTGNFALSMMLESSMIAPVLCQPSLPLNSPGEIQIAPEELARVKERLEREDLTVLGYRFAGDRFCTAQRFAAYSAALGDRFVAKVLPDEAANPEPPPFFKHVVGSPHSVVTAHLIDAAGEPTRAARDEILSFFTRRLAA
- a CDS encoding fumarylacetoacetate hydrolase family protein → MKLGTLKNGTRDGKLVVVSRDLRRAVHARPIVSTMQDAIENWAEVELPLRALYDALNAGTVPNAFDFDPVAAAAPLPRAYQWCDGSAFLNHGRLMEKAFGIAPVSDFETVPLMYQGASDDFLGPRDDVPLPSEAHGIDFEGEYAILVDDVPMGCAAGQAASHIKLLLQVNDVSLRAFTPVEMKKGFGFLHAKPSSSFAPVAVTPDELGSAWREGRVHLPLNVRWNGEWFGHPNGGEMNFSFPQLIAHAAATRRLRAGTVIGSGTVSNADPRVGSACIAERRALELLEQGKPLTGFMRFGDTVRMEVLDASGRGVFGAIDQTVVPALP
- a CDS encoding GlxA family transcriptional regulator, producing the protein MITHLVFDGVADGPMGVALDIVGTAARVVRAGLVTLPQGRLAPRQRVVSVDGEPVRTAAGRTLAVDGALGLRGLGPGDVLVLPGLGMATPPELAAALERPDIVRGVEWVARAAAKGVLVAASCSATFVLAAARVLDGRRATTTWWLGPVFTQRFPRVSLRSDRMVVESGGVFTAGSAFAHADLMLAILAHTLSPSVAHTVARYLVLDERESQARYMVLDHLGSSDPVIRQLESFVTSNLERQSTIHEMARATATSPRTLARRVAKGLGMTPQQFAQRLRVAQAVHLLETTQHPVDEVAARVGYADPAAFRRVFRRETGETPRARRTRSTLREAGAR
- a CDS encoding VOC family protein, with translation MNIIGPDALVFGVDDMAACAQYLLDYGLRGVDVNEQGGRFEALDGTHIVIKHHADPTLPPAMGTASQLRETVYGVADSATLERIAVELGRDREVRRDAHGRLHTVDDLGFALAFQVTVRRPLALAGETVNAPGGAAQRPVNALGVDPARAALPRTLSHVVYFVPDAARAEAFYVHRLGFTCTDRFTGVGPFLRPAGSADHHTLFMIQTPPGMKGVEHFTFHMGGPTEVMLAGTRFVEKGYQSFWGPGRHRFGSNWFWYFNSPLGCHVEYDADMDQHDSSWTAREAPMGADASQLFLFQHRAKWAPGGPPPAGAPGKH
- a CDS encoding PAS domain-containing protein — protein: MHPPSSRYAFEALNPDGFLALRPEGGEPGAPQDFVCEYANPASETLLEENLTGRRLLVRHPELAEVVGAWGQVLATGVTGTCMLAWGRGLAARRMLARAVRVEDGLLAVWLSDVTDTERFVSETAAFEERMLSFMECMPDPFLALDRQCRFFYVNRAAERLLGKRRQALLGRNLWQEYAEEPGSVLRVQVQRALATGASVDFEERFNALHLEGTAVPTDSGVLVYLRDMTAHHRASEAARRASALFNAVLQGATDAIYTKDLQGRYTRINAAGSRLMGRPAEAIIGYTDAQLWSPEAARATIAHDREVLAFRQTFTYEESESAPFKRVWLSTKGVLRDEAGVVFGLFGISRDITDLKLLEEALRQNEARVLEALSAAQMTLWDLRLPEGRLRWERGAAAFFGLKTLGSEEPLETFLARVHPEDRQAVTEGLARCTPGTGEVSLTYRVLAPDGTERRHALRALAGTGSERRGRMLGVLEDLTGRAPASEAAPDARHPRNVVRAAPGEPGLTGHRRGLVQRGEGQQGEPTERDEVGLIGSAAMGDG
- a CDS encoding cyclase family protein, which translates into the protein MDTRGLRFVDLSVTLENSEYTDPPSLLPHIEYSDHAAGAEEMATMFPGLTPDHLPGREGWAGERMKLTAHNGTHMDAPWHYASTTDGGKPAYGIEALPLDWCFRPGVKLDFRDRPNGHVVTAAEVEAELKRIGYSLQPLDIVLVNTSAAALYGKPGYLDAGCGMGREATLYLLERGVRVVGTDAWSWDAPFKYTRERFAKTGDASLIWEGHKAGRDIGYGQMEKLTHLELLPPFGYTVACFPYKIRHGSAGFTRAVAIFSGRG
- a CDS encoding alpha/beta hydrolase family protein gives rise to the protein MFRYFPKNYVWNLSVDLAIEMGARIGEIEEMCAPLLAASEQPDAEGTRAFMRSWAAMGDKLCALAEEDARAGRRISAGDKLQRASMYYLTAERMQGHGNPERAPLYARVLETFEKGTALSHANCERVEIPYEGKHLAGLYTRAEGVSGRQPLLVQVNGLDSTKEMKYFVGLPRWLAQRGVASLVIDQPGTGEALRLHGLTAVYDSERWASKVVDWLETREDIDAKRIGLEGVSLGGYYCPRAVAFEPRFAMGVVWGANHDWRDVQKKRLQKEGSFPVPHYWEHVRWVWGAKDMEEFLRIAENVHLDGVLDRIRVPFLVTHGEKDSQIPLKWAQRTYEQLVNSPKRELKVFTAREGGAQHSSFDNSANAGAFIADWVAETLGGRTA
- a CDS encoding Rieske (2Fe-2S) protein — encoded protein: MNRVVFLCRLEELPDGQSRGFDPLKTGRDTVLVVRQGRDLHAWRDDCPHQPGAAMAWRKDAYLNRDGSRIVCHAHGARFDIATGVCTLGPCQGQALTRVPLLISTDHVYAVLSGAD
- a CDS encoding LysR family transcriptional regulator, with the translated sequence MRFQNLDLNLLVALDVLLEERNVSRAATRLHLSQSAMSGALGRLREFFGDELLVQVGRQMVPTARAESLAPQVRDILRRIQSAVEETPGFDPASARRTFRIATSDYITEVLLAEVVRRLQRMAPGISLELVPPGTSMHEALQRGELDFIITPDAHTQDLHPKEVLFEETYGCVVWTGNTRVGNSLSLKRYLELGHIGVHLGRQAPSAEQEFLDRFGHERRLEVTVPSFCTVPHLLVGTDLVATMHSRLARLYARFLPLRVLPSPIEFPPLVEMVQWSRYFEGDPGLRWMRELFQACVADQGSAGTTV